Proteins encoded together in one Camelina sativa cultivar DH55 chromosome 9, Cs, whole genome shotgun sequence window:
- the LOC104710639 gene encoding NADPH:quinone oxidoreductase-like produces MEAVSAIKPLIRVAALSGSLRKYSFSTGLLRAAIDLTRETVPGIEIEYIDISLLPLLNTDLEIDGTYPPVIESFRQKILEADSILFACPEYNYSVSAPLKNALDWASRAPNVWANKPAAVISTGGDCGGGRSQYHLRQIGVFLDLHFINKPEFTLNAFQPPQKFDEEGNLVDEAAKERLKQVLVSLQAFTLRLQGK; encoded by the exons ATGGAAGCAGTAAGTGCGATAAAGCCATTGATCAGAGTAGCTGCTCTGTCGGGTTCTCTCCGGAAATACTCTTTCTCAACTGGTCTCCTCCGCGccg caaTCGATCTGACAAGAGAAACGGTTCCGGGAATAGAAATTGAGTATATAGACATATCTTTGTTACCGTTGCTTAACACCGATCTTGAAATCGATGGTACTTATCCTCCGGTTATTGAATCCTTCCGACAGAAGATTCTTGAAGCTGATAGTATCTTGTTTGCTTGTCCTGAGTACAACTACTCTGTCTCAG CTCCACTTAAGAACGCTCTTGACTGGGCTTCAAGAGCACCTAATGTTTGGGCTAACAAACCCGCTGCCGTTATAAGCACTGGTGGAGACTGTGGTGGAGGAAGATCGCAATACCATCTTCGACAAATCGGAGTATTCCTTGATCTTCATTTCATCAACAAACCTGAGTTTACTCTCAATGCGTTTCAGCCGCCTCAGAAATTCGACGAAGAAGGAAACCTGGTCGATGAAGCGGCTAAGGAGAGGTTGAAACAAGTCCTTGTCTCGTTACAAGCATTTACACTTCGACTTCAAGGCAAGTAA
- the LOC104710638 gene encoding NADPH:quinone oxidoreductase yields MEAATSIKPIIRVAALSGSLRETSFHTGLLRAAIDLTKESVPGMEIECIDISPLPLINTDLEINGTYPPVVEAFRQKILEADSILFASPEYNFSVSAPLKNALDWASRAPNVWADKPAAIISTGGSSGGGRAQYHLRQIGVFLDLHFINKPEFTLNAFQPPQKFDEEGNLVDEAAKEKLKQVLVSLQAFTFRLQGK; encoded by the exons ATGGAGGCAGCAACATCGATTAAGCCAATAATCAGAGTCGCTGCTCTCTCCGGTTCTCTCCGTGAAACCTCTTTCCACACTGGTCTCCTCCGCGCCG CGATTGATTTGACGAAAGAATCTGTTCCGGGAATGGAGATTGAGTGTATAGACATATCTCCATTACCGTTGATTAACACCGATCTTGAAATCAACGGTACTTATCCTCCGGTTGTTGAAGCTTTCCGGCAAAAGATTCTTGAAGCTGATAGTATCTTGTTTGCTTCTCCTGAATACAATTTCTCTGTTTCAG CTCCACTTAAGAATGCCCTTGACTGGGCTTCAAGAGCGCCTAATGTTTGGGCTGACAAACCCGCAGCCATTATAAGCACTGGTGGAAGTTCTGGTGGAGGAAGAGCGCAATATCATCTTCGACAAATCGGAGTATTCCTTGATCTTCATTTCATCAACAAACCCGAGTTTACTCTCAATGCGTTTCAGCCACCTCAGAAATTTGACGAAGAAGGAAACCTGGTCGATGAAGCGGCTAAGGAGAAGTTGAAACAAGTTCTTGTCTCCTTACAAGCATTCACATTTCGACTTCAAGGTAAATAA